The following coding sequences are from one Ctenopharyngodon idella isolate HZGC_01 chromosome 17, HZGC01, whole genome shotgun sequence window:
- the mrpl33 gene encoding 39S ribosomal protein L33, mitochondrial, with translation MFLTTVNLAKSKSKTLLVQMVSAAGTGYCFNTKRGRLRDKLVLRKHDPIVNKHVLFFEKRKIRSL, from the exons ATGTTTCTCACTACTGTGAACC TTGCCAAGAGCAAATCTAA GACATTGCTGGTTCAGATGGTGAGTGCGGCTGGCACGGGTTATTGTTTTAACACAAAGAGGGGCCGACTGAGGGACAAGTTGGTTTTGCGAAAGCATGACCCAATAG TAAACAAACATGTTCTGTTCTTTGAGAAGAGGAAGATACGCTCTCTTTAA